The Streptomyces sp. NBC_01775 genome includes a region encoding these proteins:
- a CDS encoding DNA polymerase Y family protein: MNGRTGRTGPDGAAPEHEPHVLYVHFGARVREHPERYEALLALLTDITPVVQPQPPEAALADVRGALRYFGRDAVGLAQLVRLRALALHGTDCAVGVAASPLLARMAATAGPPESGRVREVRPEEAAGFLDRRPVAALHGVGPATARTLCSYGLDSVGRVAAAPPATLQRILGAVPGRRVHEWARGIDPTPVTPTAPARSAGAEHRFGHDELDAGQRRRALLTLADELGFRMRTERQVARGLSLTVRYADRSATTRTRRLAEPTAHTPTLAATAYALHDALGLQRARVRGLALRVEELTAAELATHQLSFEARDEKARRAEAAADRARHRFGADAARPAGGWGRAAA; this comes from the coding sequence ATGAACGGCCGGACGGGACGGACGGGACCGGACGGTGCGGCCCCGGAGCACGAACCGCACGTGCTGTACGTCCACTTCGGCGCCCGCGTGCGCGAACACCCCGAGCGCTACGAGGCGCTGCTCGCGCTCCTCACCGACATCACCCCCGTCGTCCAGCCGCAGCCGCCGGAGGCCGCGCTCGCCGATGTCCGCGGCGCGCTGCGGTACTTCGGGCGAGACGCGGTGGGCCTCGCCCAGCTCGTACGGCTGCGCGCGCTCGCCCTGCACGGCACCGACTGCGCCGTCGGGGTGGCCGCCAGCCCGCTGCTCGCCCGGATGGCCGCGACCGCCGGGCCGCCGGAGTCCGGGCGGGTACGCGAGGTGCGGCCCGAGGAGGCGGCCGGGTTCCTCGACCGCAGGCCCGTCGCCGCGCTGCACGGGGTCGGCCCCGCCACGGCCCGGACGCTGTGCTCGTACGGCCTCGACAGCGTAGGCCGGGTCGCGGCAGCGCCGCCCGCCACGCTCCAGCGCATCCTCGGCGCCGTACCGGGGCGCCGGGTGCACGAGTGGGCGCGCGGCATCGACCCCACGCCGGTGACCCCTACAGCGCCGGCGCGCTCGGCCGGAGCGGAGCACCGCTTCGGCCACGACGAACTGGACGCGGGACAGCGGCGGCGGGCGCTGCTCACGCTCGCCGACGAACTGGGCTTCCGGATGCGTACGGAACGGCAGGTGGCGCGAGGCCTGAGCCTCACCGTCCGCTACGCCGACCGCTCGGCCACCACCCGGACCCGAAGGCTGGCCGAACCCACCGCGCACACCCCGACTTTGGCCGCCACGGCCTATGCCCTGCACGACGCGCTGGGCCTCCAGCGGGCCCGGGTGCGGGGGCTGGCGCTGCGTGTCGAGGAGCTGACGGCGGCCGAACTGGCCACGCATCAGCTCTCGTTCGAGGCGCGGGACGAGAAGGCCCGGCGCGCGGAGGCGGCGGCCGACCGCGCCCGCCACCGCTTCGGCGCGGACGCGGCACGCCCGGCCGGGGGGTGGGGGAGAGCGGCGGCCTGA
- a CDS encoding ankyrin repeat domain-containing protein, protein MGFFDDLVVEEEPGKEPPRVLELGPPTPESLSDRPPEDWYLPAVLPRRTHAGAGPHARVMLTGLSVWPGAVTLHLVAFLRRMETRGFGFRPERERAGGLRAGLLLGDGLRVTTMDGDPWPPPRGRGRPYTLTSHGGHGGGFRTEVDLLLSALPPEGPLTLVIEWPGQGVPETRTDLDAAEIRAAASEALEIWPGLGTPVPDPDPDPEAGQNTEAEADPDPNAEAGETVSFGLVSAGPDDILAPAPEDLLTGPLRRLFARADPDPDPEPDPHRYDPRPDWDGMPPDGWSDPRLVRVRLDAGADPHWAGEAEDDEGRTLLHYAVERGAPAEVLTELVRHGAQVDAPDEEGVTPLWEAVCESAPEMCETLLAAGADAWRPCMDGWTPGRLALTHPVLAPLFESLPGTVPLTEEERAAQAEADRLIEVFRAVEHTEGAGFAFVAGDSEEDILRKLGSDPATCPVLDLNREPGPHGTGPGGFDPGDHEESQYWVGVTGVEGGCVITQPMGYVPEDARFLKKISPGTVAYGVYFNPKGGTFGTLARDGKEKKHEEIGLRPFEGDPPEFYRFRFWESGENAPHCAAPLAYACAMAGMALTDAAPLTGPPRRWVRIPYKP, encoded by the coding sequence ATGGGTTTCTTTGACGATCTCGTCGTGGAGGAAGAGCCGGGGAAGGAGCCGCCCCGCGTGCTCGAACTGGGGCCTCCCACACCGGAGTCACTGTCCGACCGTCCGCCGGAGGACTGGTATCTGCCCGCCGTGCTGCCGCGCCGTACACATGCCGGCGCGGGTCCGCACGCGCGGGTGATGCTCACCGGCCTGTCCGTGTGGCCGGGCGCGGTGACGCTCCATCTGGTCGCCTTTCTCCGCCGCATGGAGACAAGGGGTTTCGGCTTCCGTCCAGAGCGCGAACGCGCGGGCGGGCTCAGAGCCGGGCTGCTGCTCGGGGACGGGCTGAGGGTGACGACGATGGACGGCGACCCGTGGCCCCCTCCGCGCGGCAGAGGGCGGCCGTACACCCTGACCAGCCACGGCGGGCACGGCGGCGGCTTCAGGACCGAGGTGGACCTCCTGCTCTCCGCGCTGCCGCCCGAGGGGCCGTTGACGCTGGTGATCGAGTGGCCCGGCCAGGGCGTGCCCGAGACCCGGACGGACCTGGACGCGGCGGAGATACGCGCCGCCGCCTCCGAGGCGCTGGAGATATGGCCCGGACTGGGCACCCCCGTGCCCGACCCGGACCCGGACCCGGAAGCGGGCCAGAACACGGAGGCGGAGGCGGACCCGGACCCGAACGCGGAGGCCGGTGAGACCGTCTCCTTCGGCTTGGTCAGCGCCGGGCCCGACGACATCCTGGCCCCCGCGCCCGAGGATCTTCTGACGGGCCCGCTCCGGCGGCTGTTCGCGCGGGCGGACCCGGACCCGGACCCGGAGCCCGACCCGCACCGCTACGATCCGCGCCCCGACTGGGACGGGATGCCCCCGGACGGCTGGAGCGATCCGCGTCTCGTACGCGTACGGCTCGACGCCGGTGCCGACCCCCACTGGGCGGGCGAGGCCGAGGACGATGAGGGGCGCACCCTGCTGCACTACGCGGTGGAGAGGGGTGCCCCCGCTGAGGTGCTGACCGAACTGGTGCGGCACGGCGCACAGGTGGACGCCCCCGACGAAGAGGGGGTGACTCCGCTGTGGGAGGCGGTCTGCGAGAGCGCGCCCGAGATGTGCGAGACGCTGCTGGCGGCGGGCGCCGATGCCTGGCGGCCCTGTATGGACGGGTGGACCCCGGGCCGGCTGGCGCTCACCCATCCCGTGCTCGCCCCGCTCTTCGAGAGCCTGCCGGGGACCGTGCCGCTCACCGAGGAGGAGCGCGCGGCGCAGGCCGAGGCAGACCGGCTCATCGAGGTCTTCCGCGCGGTTGAGCACACGGAAGGTGCCGGCTTCGCGTTCGTGGCGGGGGACAGCGAGGAGGACATCCTCCGCAAGCTGGGCTCCGACCCCGCGACGTGCCCGGTGCTCGACCTGAACCGCGAGCCGGGCCCGCACGGCACGGGCCCCGGCGGCTTCGACCCCGGAGACCACGAGGAGAGCCAGTACTGGGTCGGAGTCACCGGGGTGGAGGGCGGCTGTGTCATCACCCAGCCGATGGGATACGTCCCCGAGGACGCCCGCTTCCTGAAGAAGATCTCCCCGGGCACCGTCGCCTACGGCGTCTACTTCAACCCCAAGGGCGGCACGTTCGGGACGCTCGCGCGGGACGGGAAGGAGAAGAAGCACGAGGAGATCGGCCTCCGGCCCTTCGAGGGGGACCCGCCCGAGTTCTACCGCTTCCGCTTCTGGGAGAGCGGCGAGAACGCCCCCCACTGCGCCGCGCCCCTCGCCTACGCCTGCGCCATGGCGGGTATGGCCTTGACCGACGCGGCGCCGTTGACGGGCCCGCCTCGCCGCTGGGTCCGGATCCCGTACAAGCCGTAG